The following nucleotide sequence is from Chromobacterium rhizoryzae.
AAAACGTGGCGGAAAAGTACGGCATCGGCCGCGAAGAGCAGGACGCGCTGGCGCTGGCCTCGCAGCAACGCGCCGCCGCCGCTCAGAAAGCCGGCAAGTTCAAGGACGAAATCACCCCGGTGCTGGTGCCGCAGCGCAAGGGCGATCCGCTGGCCTTCGACAACGACGAGTTCATCAAGCACGACGCCAGCGCCGAAGGCCTGGCCAAGCTGCGCGCAGCCTTCAAGAAGGAAGGCACCGTCACCGCCGGCAACGCTTCCGGCATCAATGACGGCGCCGCCGCGGTGCTGCTGATGTCGGCCCAGAAGGCGGACCAGCTGGGCCTGAAGCCGCTGGCCGCGATCAAGGGCTACGCGCTGACCGGCTGCGCGCCGGAAATCATGGGCATAGGCCCGGTGGCCGCCACCCGCAAGGCGCTGGACAAGGCCGGCTGGAAGGTGGAAGAGCTGGATCTGGTGGAAGCCAACGAAGCCTTCGCCGCCCAGGCGCTGGGCGTGGCGCGCGAACTGGGCTGGGGCCCGGACAAGGTCAACGTCAACGGCGGCGCCATCGCGCTGGGCCACCCGATCGGCGCTTCCGGCTGCCGCGTGCTGGTCACCCTGCTGCATGAAATGCAGCGCCGCGACGCCAAGAAGGGCCTGGCCACGCTGTGCATAGGCGGCGGCATGGGCGTGGCGCTGGCGGTGGAACGGCGCTAAAACCGGTACCCGTCAATCACAAAACCCACCGGCTCCGGCCGGTGGGTTTTGTTTTGGCCGCGCCCGCCGCGGCTAGCCCGAGCGCCCGTTGTCGCCGTGCTGGTGCAGAAAGTCCATGTTCAACTCCAGCGGCGCGCCCAGCCACATGGCGAAGTCGCTGTGGTCCTCGACATCGTCGCCGGTCAGCGGATGCAGCAGCACGCTCAGCCCTTCCCGGTTCAGCATCAGCCACGGCACGATCTCGCCGAACAAGGCCGGCGCGAAGGCGATCTGATACGCGCCCACCGGATGCGGCCCGTAAGCCTGCTCTCGCCAGCGCCCCAATTCCACGGCGAAGCGCTGCGCCACCGCCTCGCGCAGCCGCCGCGCCGCGGCTTGCTGCGCCGCGTCGAAATACACATGGGCGTGATAGCCCGTCGCCTCGATGACCTGTTGCATCGCCTGTCCCCCGCCCCGCCGCGTTCACGGCGGCCGGCCCCGAATAAAGCCGGTAAAGCTATCGTCTCCGCCGAAAAAAATCAACAAGCATATTTTGGCGGCGCGCGCCTGCCCTTGATCCGCAAGCAATCCGCGCCAAACAAAAACCTCCTGGCCGCAAAGGCAGGAGGTTTGGGCGATTGGCCGGCCCGCTGGCCGGCGTAGACGGTCGCATGGACCGTGAAGGGAAACAGCGCACGGATCAAAACCAGCGAGGCGCTCAGCACATCAAGGCAGCCGCATCGCCGCGGCGCTCGCCTTAGTGAGGGACAATGATGGGCGCCCCGTCCGGCCCATGCTTCTTCTGATGTTTGGCCGCCCGCTTCTCCTTGGGCGTCATCAACGGCTGTTTTTTGGCTTCCTTGCTGCTGTGTCTTGATTTACTCATGATCAGCTCCTTGGCGTGCATCGGCGGTGCCAATGCCGGCTCCAGTATAGACCTCATCCGGGCTTGCCATGGCGATAAAATACCCATCCGGGCGTCAAGGCCAGAGCGGCGGTTCCAATCGTCTTTTAAATGGTTCAATCAATACTTACACCTGAAACAAAGTCGCCGCCAAGGCCGGGATCGCCACGGCGAAACCCTCCGGCCCCAGTTGGCGAAAATGCTGCTGCGTCGCGCTAATAAAATCCTGGATGAAAGCGGGTTTTTCCCGACCATGTTTATCCTGCACGATCAGCGTGGGCGCGGGGCTGAAATCGGAGAACGGTCTTCGTATCAACGCCGGTCCGTCCCGAGTGGCGCTGCCGGACGGGCACATATTCAGGATGGAACAGCCGAATCCCGCGGAAACCGCCGCGCGCACGGTTTCATAAGAGCGCGTCCTGAAGCGCACATGAGGCTGACAAGGCGATATCGCGAACAAGGCCAGCAAATACGCCGCCGTCTGCGGCAAATCCAGCAATACCAACGGCCGCAGCGCCAAATCCGCCAAGGAGACCGACTCTTGTTCCGCCAGCGGGTCTTGTCTCGACAGCAAGGCATGACAGGGCACTTTGCAGATACGGCTGACCTCCTCGTCCAAGTGAAAGCCGATATCGTAGGTCACGATCAAATCCACCTCGTCGGCCGCCAGCCAGCCGCGCAGTTGCGACTGATCTCCTTCCCGCAGCTGGATGTCGACTTCGCCCTGGCCCTGTATATAGCGCTTCAGCACATCCGGCATGAATAAAGCGCCAAACGGCTCAAAACAGCCAATCCGCAATTGTACGGCGCCCGGCCGCGTCAGATTGGCGATGCTGCGATTAAACGTCGACTTCGCCTCCAACATATCCTGCGCCGCCAGCATGAATTGCTTGCCCGCCGGGGTGATTTTTACGCCTCGCGCCGGGCGGCGTTCAAAAATCCGAAATCCGATTTGGTGTTCCACATGAATGATGGCGCTCAACAAGGCGGATTTGGAAATCGGTATCGACTCCGCCGCCGCCGCGATGCTGCCCGTCAACGCCACCTCATAGACATAACGGATTTGTCTAATCGAAATATTCATGGCCCCGCCCCCTCGCCGGCATTGAGCAGCTTGTTAAAAGTCCGCCGCGCTTCAGCGATACGGCCTTGAAAACAGCTTCAGAATGCTCATGCACCGTATGACCATTCCGCTTCTTCAGCCGCAACGCTTTGTCTCGCTCTCGCTCGCAAGACTTTGAACAGGCTCTTACACATAAAAACAGCGCAACTTGCCGCGAAAAATGCGTTTTTCCGCGCCGCCCCGTTTGCTTACCATCATCGCCAGGCAACACCACCGCCCAGTCATGCCATTGCGGCCACGCCGCTCCTTACCTTGGAGCTGAGTATGTCATCTATTTCTACAAATCCGCTGGCGGACGCGTCCCCGCTCTGCCGGCTGAACGTGCAAACCATGACCGCCCGCTACGCCGCGGCAAGCCTTTCTCCGCTTGAAGTCGCGGACGCGGCGCTGGCCAGGGCCTCGGCGGTCCAAGACCGATACAACGCCTTCGCTTCCATCGACCGCGCCGGCGCGCTCGCCGCCGCCGCCGCGGCCGATGAGCGTTGGCGGCGGGGCCGTCCCTTGTCGCCCATCGATGGCGTGCCGGTCACGATCAAGGACATCGTCCAGGTGCAAGGCTGGAGCGTGCGCTATGGCAGCCACAGCAGCAGCGCGGCGGTTTGCGACAGCGACGCGCCGTCGGTGGCTCGCTTGCGCGCCGCCGGCGCCGTCTTGCTGGGCATGACGACAACGCCGGAATTCGGCTGGAAAGCCGTCACCGATAATCCGCTGCATGGGATTACGCGCAATCCTTGGCGGCCTGAGCTGACGCCGGGCGGCTCTTCCGGCGGCGCGGCCGTGGCGGCCGCCGCCGGCGCGGGCGTATTGCACCTGGGGACGGACGGCGGCGGGTCCATTCGCATCCCGGCGGCCTTCTGCGGCCTGGTCGGACACAAGCCGAGCTTTGGCCGGGTGCCCGCCTATCCCGGCAGCGCCTTCGGCACCCTGGCGCATCTTGGTCCGATCGCGCGCTGCGTCGGCGACGTCAGCGCCATGCTGGACGCGATGAGCGGCCGCGACCTGCGCGACTGGCATCAGCCCATCGGCAACCCGCCCGCCTTCCCGCCCTTGGCGCTCAGCCGGGCCAGAGTGGCGTACTGGTCCACCCCGGCCTGCGGCCAGCTGCGGCCGGAAGTGGCCGCGGTCATGGAACGGGCCTTGAGTCTGCTGCGCTCCTTGGGGGTGGAGATCCAGCCATTCGAGCTCCCCGATATCGATCTGCTCGATGTTTTCCAAAAGCACTGGTTCAGCGGCGCGGCCAACCGGCTGTCCAGGGTGGCGCCGGCCCTGCGCGGACAACTGGACCCGGGCTTTGTCGAGATAGCCGAACGCGGCCTGGCCCTGAGCGCGGCGGACTTGGTCGCGGCTCAGACCCGGCGCGCCGAGTTTGGCGCCTTCATGGACCAGACGATGAGCCGGTTCGATCTGCTGCTGGCGCCGGCCACTCCCTTGGCGGCCTTCCCCATCGCCTCGCGACAGCCGGCCGGCGATGGCGCGGCCTGGACGGAGTGGGCCGGCTTCAGCTTCCCGCTCAATCTGAGCCAGCATCCCGCCTGCGTCGTCCCCTGCGGCCTGACTCCGGACGGCAGACCGCTTGGGCTGCAATTCATCGGCGCGCGCGGGGCGGACCGGCAATTGCTGTCGCTGGCCGGCCAGTTTGAAGCGCTGGGCGCCTTTCCCCATCTATTAGACTCAGGAGCCGACGATGAGCGCTGAACCCCTATCCGCCGCCGACTGGCGCGCCCTGGCCAAGGAGTCGCCCTTGGAACTGGGGCTGTTCATTGACGGGGATTTTCGCCAGGCGCGTTCCGGCCGGCGCTTCGCCAGCGTCAATCCCAGCAATGACCAAATCCTGGCCGAGCTGCCCAGCGCCGATGGCCAGGATGTGGATCTCGCCGTCAATTCCGCGCGGCGCGCGTTTCAATCCGGCGCCTGGTCCAGACGGCCGCCGCGGGAGCGTATGGCCGTGCTCAATCGGCTCGCCGATTTGATCGAACAACATCAGCGCACCTTCGCCTTGCTGGACTGCCTGGACATGGGCAAGCCGATCAGCGAGATGCTGACGGTGGACCTGCCCCTGAGCGTGCAATGCCTGCGCTTTACCGCGGAATCCATCGACAAGGTGCAGGGCACGGTGGGCGCAACCGCCCACCACATCCATAGCTTTGTGCTGCGTCAGCCCTTGGGCGTGGTGGCCTGCGTGGTGCCCTGGAATTACCCCCTGCTGATGAGCTGCTGGAAGATCGCGCCCGCGCTGGCGGCCGGCAA
It contains:
- a CDS encoding acetyl-CoA C-acetyltransferase, with the translated sequence MEVVIVAATRTAIGSFGGALAKIPAPELGATVIKSLLAKTGLKPEDVSEVILGQVLTAGSGQNPARQALIKAGLPVTTPATTLNVVCGSGLRAVHLGAQAIANGDADIVIAGGQESMSLSPHILPGSRDGFRMGNAQLIDTMVNDGLTDAYNAYHMGITAENVAEKYGIGREEQDALALASQQRAAAAQKAGKFKDEITPVLVPQRKGDPLAFDNDEFIKHDASAEGLAKLRAAFKKEGTVTAGNASGINDGAAAVLLMSAQKADQLGLKPLAAIKGYALTGCAPEIMGIGPVAATRKALDKAGWKVEELDLVEANEAFAAQALGVARELGWGPDKVNVNGGAIALGHPIGASGCRVLVTLLHEMQRRDAKKGLATLCIGGGMGVALAVERR
- a CDS encoding DOPA 4,5-dioxygenase family protein, giving the protein MQQVIEATGYHAHVYFDAAQQAAARRLREAVAQRFAVELGRWREQAYGPHPVGAYQIAFAPALFGEIVPWLMLNREGLSVLLHPLTGDDVEDHSDFAMWLGAPLELNMDFLHQHGDNGRSG
- a CDS encoding LysR family transcriptional regulator, producing MNISIRQIRYVYEVALTGSIAAAAESIPISKSALLSAIIHVEHQIGFRIFERRPARGVKITPAGKQFMLAAQDMLEAKSTFNRSIANLTRPGAVQLRIGCFEPFGALFMPDVLKRYIQGQGEVDIQLREGDQSQLRGWLAADEVDLIVTYDIGFHLDEEVSRICKVPCHALLSRQDPLAEQESVSLADLALRPLVLLDLPQTAAYLLALFAISPCQPHVRFRTRSYETVRAAVSAGFGCSILNMCPSGSATRDGPALIRRPFSDFSPAPTLIVQDKHGREKPAFIQDFISATQQHFRQLGPEGFAVAIPALAATLFQV
- a CDS encoding amidase family protein, whose translation is MSSISTNPLADASPLCRLNVQTMTARYAAASLSPLEVADAALARASAVQDRYNAFASIDRAGALAAAAAADERWRRGRPLSPIDGVPVTIKDIVQVQGWSVRYGSHSSSAAVCDSDAPSVARLRAAGAVLLGMTTTPEFGWKAVTDNPLHGITRNPWRPELTPGGSSGGAAVAAAAGAGVLHLGTDGGGSIRIPAAFCGLVGHKPSFGRVPAYPGSAFGTLAHLGPIARCVGDVSAMLDAMSGRDLRDWHQPIGNPPAFPPLALSRARVAYWSTPACGQLRPEVAAVMERALSLLRSLGVEIQPFELPDIDLLDVFQKHWFSGAANRLSRVAPALRGQLDPGFVEIAERGLALSAADLVAAQTRRAEFGAFMDQTMSRFDLLLAPATPLAAFPIASRQPAGDGAAWTEWAGFSFPLNLSQHPACVVPCGLTPDGRPLGLQFIGARGADRQLLSLAGQFEALGAFPHLLDSGADDER